CCTAGCAAATCTCGTAACCGAATCCATCAATAACATCACTCTGTTGCCCTGGTCGCGAAAATACTCAGCTATAGCGGTAGCCGTATAAGCTGCCATTATTCTCCTAAGCGGTGGTTCATCGCTAGTCGACACAACGACTATAGATCTACTAAGCCCTTCCTTACCCAGATTGTCCTCTAAGAAATCTATAACCTCTCTTCCCCGTTCACCCACTAAAGCTACAACATTCACATCAGCCGTACTGTTTCGTGCAATCATCCCCAAAAGACTTGACTTGCCAACACCTGCACTTGAGAAAACACCAACGCGTTGCCCCTCTCCGGTAGTCAACATCATATCTATAGCACGAACGCCCACATACATAGGCTCAGTAATTCGTCTACGCATCATGGCTGCCGGGGCCGTCTGTCTGACAGGATAAGCCAGGGAAGTATCGATAGACCCCAAATTGTCTATCTCCTTGCCCAATGAATTTAGAACCCTGCCCAAAAGAGCCGGCCCAACATTAACCTGTAGTGACTCCCCTCTATTAACCACGGGAGTTTTTGGACCCACCTCGTGCAATGGATCTAGAGGAGTGAGAAAGATATCTTCATCATCAAATCCTATAACCTGCGCATAAACCGGCGGTCGTCCATGAGGCTCGATTGTGCACAACTCTCCAATGCGTGCGTTGGGTAGACGAGCCTTGATGACCATACCAGTTATTCTTTGCACCCTTCCACGCAATACTACTGGCAGTGGTCCTTCGGCATGTAGGCGCCTATGAAGATTATCCAGGCTAATATCATTAGCAAAACTAAACCTTGGCTTAGCTAGCCATTCCTTCAGAAGCGCCGAGTCATCAGGCATATTGTTACTCTGAACGAGCCGCTTTCTCATGGCTCACTCCTAGTCGGCTGGACACAACATCAATAAGCGTCTCTATTCGAGCATCCACCTCTCCAAATGCACTGCGGACTATACATCCACCTCTTGCTATAGTTGGATCCGCTTGTATTAAAATATCACCACTGCCAGCAATTTGTCTCAGCTGTTCCTTGGCCTCTTCTAATATTTTTACATCCTCTGGATTAACAACTATATTTGCACTTTGACCGACAATAGATTGTCTAAGTGCA
This window of the Deltaproteobacteria bacterium genome carries:
- a CDS encoding FliI/YscN family ATPase, producing the protein MPDDSALLKEWLAKPRFSFANDISLDNLHRRLHAEGPLPVVLRGRVQRITGMVIKARLPNARIGELCTIEPHGRPPVYAQVIGFDDEDIFLTPLDPLHEVGPKTPVVNRGESLQVNVGPALLGRVLNSLGKEIDNLGSIDTSLAYPVRQTAPAAMMRRRITEPMYVGVRAIDMMLTTGEGQRVGVFSSAGVGKSSLLGMIARNSTADVNVVALVGERGREVIDFLEDNLGKEGLSRSIVVVSTSDEPPLRRIMAAYTATAIAEYFRDQGNRVMLLMDSVTRFARALREIALSVGEPPVRQGYPPSVFATLPELLERAGKTAKGSITAFYTILLSSETIEDPLGEEIRAILDGHLYLSSRLSHMQHYPAIDLLRSNSRLMLNLVSPEHYRMAEEIRRLWAAYEDNRDLISIGAYKSGSDPLIDEAIAKRDSIAKFLIQRQTEGAEFGDTLRRARSLIS